In Coregonus clupeaformis isolate EN_2021a chromosome 7, ASM2061545v1, whole genome shotgun sequence, one genomic interval encodes:
- the vps41 gene encoding vacuolar protein sorting-associated protein 41 homolog, which yields MAEVEEKGRKPSEESTDDSEEEDSEEEPKLKYERLANGVTEILQKDAASCMTVHDKFLALGTHFGKVFLLDIQGNVTQKFEISPVRINQISLDESGEHVGICSEDGKVQVFGLYTREGFHENFDCPVKVVALHPRFSSSNYKQFVTGGNKLLLYERNWLNRWKTSTLHEGEGTITNVQWRANLIAWANNVGVKIYDISTKQRITNVLRDNVSLRPDMYPCSLCWKDNSTLIIGWGSTVKICAVKERDHTEMRDLPSRYVEIVSAFETEFFISGLAPLADQLVNLYFVKENSDHMEEEFRARPRLDIIQPLPEGFEEISSDALTVRNFQENECRDYQLEHSEGESLFYIISPKDIVVAKERDQDDHIDWLLDKKKYEEALMAAEISFKNIKRHEIQKIGMAYINHLVEKGDYDTAARKCQKVLGKNMELWENEVYRFKTIGQLKAISQYLPRGDMRLRPAIYEMILNEFLKTDYEGFATLIREWPGELYNNMTIVQAVADHLKKDPTNSTLLTTLAELYTYDQRYDRALEIYLRLRHKDVYQLIHKHNLFSSIEDKIVLLMDFDKEKAVDMLLDNEDKISIDRVVEELRDRPELLHIYLHKLFKRDHHKGQRYHERQIGLYAEYDRPNLLPFLRDSIHCPLEKALEICQERNFVEETVFLLSRMGNCRRALQMIMEELEDVDKAIEFAKEQDDAELWEDLISYSIDKPPFITGLLNNIGTHVDPILLIHRIKEGMEIPNLRDSLVKILQDYNLQILLREGCKKILVADSLSLLQKMHRTQMRGVRVDEENICESCHASILPSDMAQNFSVVVFHCRHMFHKECLPSPGTIPGVQFCNICSAKRRGPGSRILEMKK from the exons ATGGCAGAAGTAGAGGAGAAG GGCAGGAAACCAAGTGAAGAATCCACAGATGACTCTGAG GAGGAGGACAGTGAGGAGGAGCCTAAGCTGAAGTATGAACGACTGGCCAATGGGGTGACTGAGATTCTCCAAAAGGATGCTGCCAGCTGTATGACTGTCCATGATAAG TTCCTTGCACTGGGAACTCACTTTGGGAAAGTTTTCCTTCTGGACATCCAAGGCAATGTGACTCAGAAGTTTGAAATT AGTCCAGTGAGGATCAACCAGATCAGCCTGGATGAGAGCGGAGAGCATGTGGGGATCTGCTCCGAGGACGGCAAG GTTCAAGTGTTTGGACTCTACACAAGGGAAGGCTTCCATGAGAACTTTGACTGTCCTGTCAAA GTGGTGGCGCTACACCCTCGGTTCAGCAGTTCAAACTACAAACAATTTGTCACTGGTGGCAACAAG CTTCTTCTGTACGAGAGGAACTGGCTGAACCGTTGGAAGACGTCCACTCTGCACGAAGGGGAGGGCACCATCACTAACGTCCAGTGGAGGGCCAATCTCATCGCCTGGGCCAACAATGTG GGGGTGAAAATCTATGACATCAGCACCAAACAACGAATCACCAACGTCTTACGGGATAACGTTAGCCTGCGGCCTGATATGTACCCATGCAGTCTGTGCTGGAAAGACAACTCCACCCTCATCATCGGCTGGGGCTCCACCGTTAAGATCTGTGCCGTGAAGGAGAGGGACCACACAGAGATGAGAGACCTTCCTAGCCGTTATGTGGAAATTG TGTCTGCATTTGAAACCGAGTTCTTCATCAGTGGCCTGGCGCCTCTAgcagaccagctggtcaacctgTACTTTGTGAAGGAAAACTCTGACCACATG GAGGAGGAGTTCAGAGCGCGGCCTCGTCTGGACATCATTCAGCCTCTCCCAGAGGGCTTTGAGGAAATCTCATCAGATGCCCTGACCGTCCGCAACTTCCAGGAGAATGAGTGTCGAGACTACCAGCTGG AACATTCTGAGGGAGAATCCCTTTTCTACATCATCAGCCCTAAAGACATCGTGGTggccaaagagagagaccaggatGACCACATTGACTGGCTGCTGGACAAGAAGAAGTATGAG GAAGCTCTGATGGCTGCTGAGATCAGCTTCAAGAACATTAAACGCCATGAAATCCAG AAAATTGGGATGGCTTACATAAATCACCTGGTGGAGAAGGGTGACTACGACACTGCTGCCAG GAAGTGTCAGAAGGTGCTGGGGAAAAACATGGAACTCTGGGAAAATGAGGTGTACAGGTTTAAAACCATTGGGCAGTTGAAG GCCATCAGTCAATACTTGCCCAGAGGGGACATGCGTCTCAGACCTGCCATCTATGAGATGATCTTAAATGAGTTTCTAAAGACTGACTATGAG GGCTTTGCCACGTTGATCCGTGAGTGGCCAGGAGAGCTCTACAATAACATGACCATTGTTCAGGCAGTCGCCGACCACCTCAAGAAGGACCCCACGAACAGCACCCTGCTCACCACACTGGCTGAACT GTATACATATGACCAACGGTATGACCGAGCCCTGGAGATCTACCTGAGACTGAGGCATAAAGATGTTTACCAGCTGATCCACAAACACAACCTCTTCTCCTCCATAGAAGACAAGATTGTGCTCCTCATGGACTTTGATAAAGAG AaagctgtcgacatgctcctggatAATGAAGACAAAATATCG ATTGACAGAGTGGTGGAGGAACTCAGGGACAGACCTGAGCTGCTACACATT TACTTACACAAACTGTTCAAGAGGGACCACCACAAGGGTCAGAGGTACCATGAGAGACAAATTGGCCTGTATGCTGAGTACGATCGGCCCAACCTACTGCCATTCCTGAGGGACAGCATCCACTGCCCACTAGAAAAG GCTCTGGAGATTTGTCAGGAGAGAAACTTTGTGGAGGAGACTGTCTTCCTGCTCA GCAGGATGGGGAACTGTAGACGGGCCCTTCAGATGATCATGGAGGAACTGGAGGATGTGGACAAGGCCATAGAGTTTGCTAAGGAGCAGGATGACGCTGAGCTGTGGGAGGATCTCATCTCCTATTCCATTGATAAGCCAC CCTTCATTACTGGTCTCCTTAATAACATTGGGACACATGTGGATCCCATCTTGCTCATCCACCGCATAAAGGAGGGAATGGAGATTCCTAACCTCCGAGATTCTCTGGTCAAAATCCTACAGGACTACAACCTGCAG ATCTTGCTGCGGGAGGGCTGTAAGAAGATCTTAGTGGCTGACTCGCTCTCCCTGCTCCAAAAGATGCATAGGACTCAGATGAGAGGAGTCCGAGTGGATG AAGAGAACATCTGTGAATCCTGTCACGCTTCAATATTACCATCAG ATATGGCCCAGAACTTCAGTGTGGTGGTCTTCCACTGCAGACACATGTTCCACAAGGAGTGTTTACCTTCTCCCGGAACA ATTCCTGGAGTCCAGTTTTGCAACATCTGCAGTGCAAAGCGGAGAGGACCAGGAAGTAGGATACTGGAGATGAAAAAGTGA